Proteins from a single region of Gemmatirosa kalamazoonensis:
- the msrB gene encoding peptide-methionine (R)-S-oxide reductase MsrB, with the protein MSTNNGSKPSDDDLKARLSPLQYQVTQQCGTEPPFSNAYWNNHEPGIYVDLVSGEPLFSSHDKFDSGTGWPSFTRPLVPENISTRTDRSHFMTRIEVRSAHGDSHLGHVFDDGPGPTGLRFCMNSAALRFIPASRLEEEGYGEFRTLFEGEKAEK; encoded by the coding sequence ATGTCGACGAACAACGGATCGAAGCCGAGCGACGACGACCTGAAGGCGCGCCTGTCGCCGCTCCAGTATCAGGTCACGCAGCAGTGCGGCACGGAGCCGCCGTTCAGCAACGCGTACTGGAACAACCACGAGCCGGGCATCTACGTGGATCTCGTGTCGGGGGAGCCGCTGTTCTCCTCGCACGACAAGTTCGACTCGGGCACGGGGTGGCCGAGCTTCACGCGGCCGCTGGTGCCGGAGAACATCAGCACGCGCACCGACCGCTCGCACTTCATGACGCGGATCGAGGTGCGCTCGGCGCACGGCGACTCGCACCTCGGCCACGTGTTCGACGACGGGCCGGGGCCGACGGGGCTGCGGTTCTGCATGAACTCCGCGGCGCTGCGCTTCATCCCCGCGAGCCGGCTCGAGGAAGAGGGCTACGGCGAGTTCCGCACGTTGTTCGAGGGCGAGAAGGCCGAAAAGTAG
- a CDS encoding PEP-CTERM sorting domain-containing protein, whose amino-acid sequence MPETPITPTSAVPEPASLALLAGGLLVLGAVRRRRA is encoded by the coding sequence GTGCCCGAGACGCCGATCACGCCGACCAGCGCCGTCCCCGAGCCCGCGTCGCTCGCACTCCTCGCCGGCGGCCTGCTCGTCCTCGGCGCCGTCCGCCGCCGCCGCGCCTAA
- a CDS encoding class I SAM-dependent methyltransferase: MSGSDVTFSDHFSGVASTYAEFRPSQPEALIQWVVGLAPRRDVAWDCATGSGQAARALAEHFARVIATDASDAQLAHAASHERVTYRVATAEASGIAAASVDLVTVAQALHWFDLDAFYREVRRVRAPGGALAVWSYMSPHVDDPALDALLQEHMYGRLGPYWPPERRLIEEGYRTIAFPFDEVAAPAFNLVARWTLAQLAGYMRSWSATVRYVRAHGRDPIADFEAEARAALADGGEGARTVTWRYAIRAGY, from the coding sequence GTGAGCGGATCGGACGTCACGTTCAGCGATCACTTCTCCGGCGTGGCGAGCACCTACGCGGAGTTCCGGCCGTCGCAGCCGGAGGCGCTCATCCAGTGGGTCGTGGGGCTCGCGCCGCGGCGCGACGTCGCGTGGGACTGCGCGACGGGGAGCGGACAGGCCGCGCGCGCGCTGGCCGAGCACTTCGCGCGCGTGATCGCGACCGACGCGAGCGACGCGCAGCTCGCGCACGCCGCATCGCACGAGCGCGTGACGTATCGCGTGGCGACGGCGGAGGCGAGCGGGATCGCCGCGGCCTCGGTGGATCTCGTCACGGTCGCGCAGGCGCTGCACTGGTTCGACCTCGACGCGTTCTATCGCGAGGTGCGCCGCGTGCGCGCGCCGGGCGGCGCGCTCGCCGTGTGGTCGTACATGTCGCCGCACGTCGACGACCCCGCGCTCGACGCGCTGCTGCAAGAGCACATGTACGGGCGGCTCGGTCCGTACTGGCCGCCCGAGCGCCGACTGATCGAGGAGGGGTACCGCACGATCGCGTTCCCGTTCGACGAGGTCGCGGCGCCGGCGTTCAACCTCGTGGCGCGATGGACGCTCGCGCAGCTCGCGGGCTACATGCGGAGCTGGTCGGCGACGGTGCGGTACGTGCGCGCGCACGGTCGCGATCCGATCGCCGACTTCGAGGCGGAGGCGCGCGCGGCGCTCGCGGACGGCGGCGAGGGAGCGCGCACCGTCACGTGGAGGTACGCGATCCGCGCGGGGTACTGA
- a CDS encoding PqqD family protein, whose amino-acid sequence MIPLARTQELHVEHVDAGCVVYDLRTDAVHSLNAVTTFVWEHCTGSSTVDAIAAELGRELEREDGVTELRALVWLAIAELERAQLMERAVRTPIVRQVVDPISRRRATMKMGRAALLLGGILPAVKSIVAPTPAAADSTGVVTGACTDLLRGCDINTCTGTCKRTFDSAGNFIGCDCV is encoded by the coding sequence ATGATACCGCTCGCGCGAACGCAGGAGCTGCACGTCGAACACGTCGACGCCGGATGCGTGGTGTACGACCTGCGCACCGACGCGGTGCACAGCCTCAACGCGGTGACGACGTTCGTGTGGGAGCACTGCACGGGATCGAGCACGGTGGACGCGATCGCGGCCGAGCTGGGGCGCGAGCTGGAGCGCGAGGACGGCGTGACGGAGCTGCGCGCGCTGGTGTGGCTGGCGATCGCGGAGCTGGAGCGCGCGCAGCTCATGGAGCGCGCCGTGCGCACGCCGATCGTTAGGCAGGTCGTCGACCCGATCTCGCGCCGCCGCGCGACGATGAAGATGGGGCGCGCGGCGCTGCTGCTGGGCGGCATCCTGCCCGCGGTGAAGTCGATCGTCGCGCCGACGCCGGCGGCGGCCGACTCGACGGGCGTGGTCACCGGGGCCTGCACGGATCTGCTGCGCGGCTGCGACATCAACACCTGCACCGGCACGTGCAAGCGGACGTTCGACTCGGCCGGAAACTTCATCGGCTGCGACTGCGTCTGA
- a CDS encoding MauE/DoxX family redox-associated membrane protein, whose amino-acid sequence MPELYIVGAVLAYTGLIKALDTRQAAKLVVSHFAVPCHRTRLVTALVIGVECALGAALLLGVVPRVTIPAAALLLVGATALSLRGAREGRTESCGCYGSAFVPTWVSIGLNAGYLLLLGSAWRRLPATASTPLWAVGIAATIGLASGLTGWIRDRRPIVDTAPLRVGKRWRRRWAPEAPVALEHGDYLIAFVRPRCAHCATWVPFLNIEHARDGSSRVIGIIPGTAADVAQFVAEHHVAFPVLHMKPHVFDLVTDVTPTAVGVRDGRIVAMWRGDLPDSLIEQARTYYTELFDASTPTVMREAGAAT is encoded by the coding sequence ATGCCGGAGCTCTACATCGTCGGCGCGGTGCTCGCGTACACGGGGCTGATCAAGGCGCTCGACACGCGTCAGGCCGCGAAGCTGGTGGTGTCGCACTTCGCCGTGCCGTGCCACCGGACGCGGCTCGTCACCGCGCTCGTGATCGGCGTCGAGTGCGCGCTCGGCGCGGCGCTGCTGCTCGGTGTCGTCCCACGAGTGACGATCCCGGCGGCGGCGCTGTTACTCGTCGGCGCGACCGCGCTGTCGCTGCGCGGTGCGCGCGAAGGACGCACGGAGAGCTGCGGCTGCTACGGCAGCGCGTTCGTGCCGACGTGGGTCAGCATCGGGCTGAATGCAGGCTACCTGCTGCTACTGGGCTCCGCATGGCGGCGTCTTCCCGCGACCGCGTCCACGCCGCTGTGGGCCGTGGGAATCGCCGCCACCATCGGTCTCGCATCGGGGCTGACGGGCTGGATCCGTGACCGTCGGCCCATCGTCGACACGGCGCCGCTGCGCGTGGGGAAGCGCTGGCGGCGCCGGTGGGCCCCGGAGGCGCCGGTCGCGCTGGAGCACGGCGACTACCTGATCGCGTTCGTCCGTCCGCGGTGCGCGCACTGCGCGACGTGGGTGCCGTTCCTCAACATCGAACATGCACGCGACGGATCCAGCCGCGTGATCGGCATTATCCCGGGGACCGCCGCGGACGTCGCGCAGTTCGTCGCCGAGCACCACGTCGCGTTCCCGGTGCTGCACATGAAGCCGCACGTGTTCGACCTGGTGACCGACGTGACGCCGACGGCCGTCGGGGTTCGCGACGGGCGCATCGTGGCGATGTGGCGCGGCGATCTTCCGGACTCACTGATCGAACAGGCGCGCACGTACTACACGGAGCTCTTCGACGCGTCGACGCCGACAGTCATGCGGGAGGCCGGCGCGGCGACGTGA
- a CDS encoding nucleotidyltransferase domain-containing protein gives MTGASPEVELLLRCARTRVDPPGARHVRRLARAGIDWAALDALARRHKVTPLVCRSLRSVCRSCVPRDVLRSLAARTRAVARANETAAATLLEIAGALRADGIRMIAYKGPTLAAVAYGDVGVREFNDLDLLVREADYLAAKRALLALGFRSRLRLENEHSFVRPPGPGVDLHRRFTHESFRLPLDADELLPHVRPLAIADGRVDTLAPEQLLPIVCVHATAHCWSQLRWTCDVAELVGRESLAWDAMLRWAAALGASRIVHVGLRLAIELLDASVPASIASLIERDAAARRLAGDVRARLVADAAAPVGAAARRILLDSRERIRDRAWYSLALVRAGLDVDGPRRPWVFAGVATAYRLLRPLRPLWRLARRRVMPPPR, from the coding sequence ATGACCGGCGCCAGCCCGGAGGTCGAGCTGCTGCTCCGCTGCGCGCGGACGCGCGTCGACCCACCGGGCGCCCGGCACGTCCGGCGGCTGGCCCGCGCCGGGATCGATTGGGCGGCGCTCGACGCGCTCGCGCGCCGGCACAAGGTCACGCCGCTCGTATGCCGCAGCCTGCGATCCGTCTGCCGGTCGTGCGTGCCGCGCGACGTGCTGCGGTCGCTCGCCGCCCGCACGCGCGCCGTCGCGCGCGCGAACGAGACCGCGGCCGCGACGCTCCTCGAGATCGCCGGCGCGCTGCGGGCGGATGGGATCCGGATGATCGCGTACAAGGGGCCGACGCTGGCGGCCGTCGCGTACGGCGACGTCGGCGTGCGCGAGTTCAACGACCTCGACCTGCTCGTGCGCGAGGCCGACTATCTCGCGGCGAAGCGCGCGCTGCTCGCGCTCGGCTTTCGCTCGCGGCTGCGGCTGGAGAACGAGCACTCGTTCGTGCGGCCACCGGGCCCCGGCGTCGATCTTCACCGCCGCTTCACGCACGAGAGCTTCCGGCTCCCGCTCGACGCCGACGAGCTGCTCCCACACGTCCGCCCACTCGCCATCGCCGACGGCCGCGTCGACACGCTCGCACCGGAGCAGCTGCTGCCGATCGTCTGCGTGCATGCCACCGCTCACTGCTGGTCCCAGCTCCGATGGACGTGCGACGTCGCGGAGCTCGTCGGCCGCGAATCACTCGCGTGGGACGCGATGCTGCGGTGGGCCGCGGCGCTCGGCGCGTCGCGCATCGTCCACGTCGGACTGCGGCTCGCGATCGAGCTCCTGGACGCGTCCGTTCCGGCATCGATCGCGTCGCTCATCGAGCGGGACGCGGCGGCGCGGCGGCTGGCCGGCGACGTGCGCGCCCGGCTCGTCGCCGACGCCGCGGCACCAGTCGGTGCCGCAGCGCGGCGCATCCTGCTGGACTCGCGCGAGCGGATCCGCGATCGGGCGTGGTACAGCCTCGCGCTCGTGCGCGCCGGGCTGGACGTCGACGGGCCGCGGCGGCCGTGGGTCTTCGCCGGCGTCGCCACCGCGTACCGCCTGCTTCGGCCGCTTCGTCCCCTCTGGCGATTGGCACGGCGTCGCGTGATGCCGCCGCCCCGTTAG
- a CDS encoding aldo/keto reductase: protein MMLSKRTLGTPGLEVSALGLGCMGMSQSYGPADEKESIATIHRAIDLGVDFFDTAEVYGPFANEELLGRAIAGKRDRVVIATKFGWKIGPGTGSALDMKPVGLDSRPAHIREAVEGSLQRLRTDHIDLLYQHRVDPEVPIEDVVGTMADLVREGKARFLGLSEAGAATIRRAHAVHPISALQSEYSLWERNLEPEILPVLRDLGIGLVPFAPLGRGFLTGAVRRAEEYPEDDFRRGDPRYQGANFDANVRAAAAVREVAAGLGVTPAQVALAWLLHKGDDIVPIPGTKHRARLEENVGAADVSLTGGDMAALDAALAPKRIAGPRYNERQMAFVDR from the coding sequence ATGATGCTGTCGAAGCGAACGTTAGGCACCCCCGGCCTCGAGGTCTCCGCGCTCGGCCTCGGCTGCATGGGCATGAGCCAGTCGTACGGGCCCGCCGACGAGAAGGAATCGATCGCCACGATCCACCGGGCCATCGACCTCGGCGTCGACTTCTTCGACACCGCGGAGGTCTACGGCCCGTTCGCGAACGAGGAGCTCCTCGGCCGCGCGATCGCGGGCAAGCGCGACCGCGTCGTCATCGCCACGAAGTTCGGCTGGAAGATCGGCCCCGGCACCGGCTCCGCGCTCGACATGAAGCCCGTGGGGCTCGACAGCCGCCCCGCGCACATCCGCGAGGCGGTCGAGGGCTCGCTGCAGCGGCTCCGCACCGACCACATCGACCTGCTCTACCAGCACCGCGTCGATCCCGAGGTGCCGATCGAGGACGTCGTCGGCACCATGGCCGACCTCGTGCGCGAGGGGAAGGCGCGCTTCCTCGGCCTGTCCGAGGCCGGCGCCGCGACCATCCGACGCGCGCACGCCGTGCACCCCATCAGCGCGCTGCAGAGCGAGTACTCGCTGTGGGAGCGCAACCTCGAGCCCGAGATCCTCCCGGTGCTTCGCGACCTCGGCATCGGCCTCGTGCCGTTCGCGCCGCTCGGCCGCGGCTTCCTCACCGGCGCCGTTAGGCGCGCCGAGGAGTACCCCGAGGACGACTTCCGGCGCGGCGACCCGCGCTACCAGGGCGCGAACTTCGACGCGAACGTCCGTGCCGCCGCCGCGGTGCGCGAGGTCGCCGCGGGCCTCGGCGTCACCCCCGCGCAGGTCGCGCTCGCGTGGCTGCTCCACAAGGGCGACGACATCGTCCCCATCCCCGGCACCAAGCACCGCGCGCGCCTCGAGGAGAACGTCGGCGCGGCGGACGTGTCGCTGACCGGCGGCGACATGGCGGCGCTCGACGCCGCGCTCGCGCCGAAGCGCATCGCCGGCCCGCGCTACAACGAGCGGCAGATGGCGTTCGTCGACCGTTAG
- a CDS encoding bifunctional YncE family protein/alkaline phosphatase family protein, with translation MPRPLPLILCAIALVAACRPSTRESTATVDTGPRRLPTGARLDPAGTVVDVGPMPLGMVPTPEGDRVVLLLGGWRQQGVQVVDRATGAVVQTLDQPAAFVGVAFSPDGGTLYASGGNGDVVYRYRWADRSATLVDSLVLATKAPRANGTRYPAGVAVSPDGRTLYVAENLADSLAVVDVASGRVTQRLATERYPYAVAAAPDGTVYVSAWGGNTVSVFTPDAGGLRDAGRLAVARHPSALLLNARGTRLFVASGSTDRVAVVDTRARRVVATLQDPPPSGPGEGSTPNALALAPDGARLYVAEADANAVAVFDLAAATADVPNATGADRLAGRIPTGWYPCAVLASREALLVASGKGRGTAPNPDGPQPILSREHQGSPANTTLRQIGGTVQIVPLGDAAELARLTARVVAANGWDESRVPSAESRRSYPRIEHVVYVVKENRTYDQVLGDLTQADGDTSLLYFPRSVSPNHHALAERFGIYDRFFVNAEVSPDGHNWSMAAYATDYLEKTVPSNYSGRGRTYDYEGTNRNRVPDDDAAEPASGYLWNLAEKKGIAFRNYGEFVVPDDADRAGPMPSGYKGNKPFLARHTHATFPGFDLTIPDQRRADLWIAELQEFVRQGQMPALEIVRLPNDHTAGARRGSPTPAAYMADNDLALGRMIEALSRTPFWRSTVVFVLEDDAQNGPDHVDSHRSPLLIVSPWARPGVHHRWANTTDVLRTIEEILGLASMSQFDHYGRPLRDVWTDKPDLRPYTVLTPSVPLTERNTAMGPDARASAHLALDFEDQADEDTFNRILWRAAKGQDVPYPGARRLTGLELKRGGY, from the coding sequence ATGCCCCGCCCGCTTCCGCTGATACTCTGCGCGATCGCCCTCGTCGCCGCGTGCCGACCGAGCACCCGCGAGAGCACCGCCACCGTCGACACCGGCCCGCGCCGCCTGCCCACCGGCGCGCGGCTCGACCCCGCCGGCACCGTCGTCGACGTCGGCCCCATGCCGCTCGGCATGGTCCCCACACCGGAAGGCGACCGCGTCGTCCTCCTGCTCGGCGGCTGGCGGCAGCAGGGCGTGCAGGTCGTCGACCGCGCGACCGGCGCCGTCGTGCAGACGCTCGACCAGCCGGCGGCGTTCGTCGGCGTCGCGTTCAGTCCCGACGGCGGCACGCTGTACGCCTCCGGCGGCAACGGCGACGTCGTCTACCGCTACCGGTGGGCCGATCGAAGCGCGACGCTCGTCGACAGCCTCGTGCTCGCGACGAAGGCGCCGCGCGCGAACGGCACGCGCTACCCCGCCGGCGTCGCCGTCTCGCCCGACGGCCGCACGCTGTACGTGGCCGAGAACCTCGCCGACTCGCTCGCCGTGGTGGACGTCGCGAGCGGGCGCGTCACGCAGCGTCTCGCCACCGAGCGCTATCCGTACGCGGTCGCCGCGGCGCCCGACGGTACGGTCTACGTCTCGGCGTGGGGCGGCAACACGGTGAGCGTGTTCACGCCCGACGCGGGCGGGCTCCGCGACGCCGGCCGCCTGGCGGTGGCGCGCCACCCCTCGGCGCTGCTCCTCAATGCGCGCGGCACGCGGCTGTTCGTCGCCTCCGGCAGCACCGACCGCGTGGCCGTCGTCGACACGCGTGCGCGGCGCGTCGTCGCCACGCTGCAGGACCCGCCCCCGTCGGGCCCCGGCGAGGGGAGCACGCCTAACGCGCTCGCGCTCGCGCCTGACGGGGCGCGGCTCTACGTCGCCGAGGCCGACGCGAACGCCGTCGCGGTGTTCGACCTCGCCGCGGCCACGGCCGACGTGCCTAACGCCACCGGCGCCGATCGCCTCGCCGGGCGCATCCCGACCGGCTGGTACCCGTGCGCCGTGCTCGCCTCGCGCGAGGCGCTCCTCGTCGCCAGCGGCAAGGGGCGTGGCACCGCGCCGAACCCCGACGGCCCGCAGCCGATCCTCTCCCGCGAGCACCAGGGCTCTCCGGCCAACACCACGCTCCGGCAGATCGGCGGCACCGTGCAGATCGTGCCGTTAGGCGACGCGGCGGAGCTCGCGCGCCTCACCGCCCGCGTCGTCGCCGCGAACGGATGGGACGAGTCCCGAGTCCCGAGTGCCGAGTCCCGGCGCTCCTACCCGCGCATCGAGCACGTCGTCTACGTCGTGAAGGAGAACCGCACGTACGACCAGGTCCTCGGGGATCTGACCCAGGCCGACGGTGACACGTCGCTGCTCTACTTCCCGCGTTCCGTGTCGCCGAACCACCACGCGCTCGCCGAGCGCTTCGGCATCTACGACCGGTTCTTCGTGAACGCCGAGGTGAGCCCCGATGGGCACAACTGGTCCATGGCCGCGTACGCGACCGACTATCTCGAGAAGACCGTCCCGTCGAACTACTCCGGCCGCGGCCGCACGTACGACTACGAGGGGACCAACCGCAACCGCGTCCCCGACGACGACGCCGCCGAGCCGGCGAGCGGCTACCTGTGGAACCTGGCCGAGAAGAAGGGGATCGCGTTCCGCAACTACGGCGAGTTCGTCGTCCCCGACGACGCCGACCGCGCCGGCCCGATGCCGAGCGGCTACAAGGGGAACAAGCCGTTCCTCGCCCGCCACACCCACGCCACGTTCCCCGGCTTCGATCTCACGATCCCCGACCAGCGCCGCGCGGACCTGTGGATCGCCGAGCTGCAGGAGTTCGTGCGCCAGGGGCAGATGCCCGCGCTCGAGATCGTGCGCCTGCCTAACGATCACACCGCCGGCGCCCGCCGCGGCAGCCCCACGCCGGCCGCCTACATGGCCGACAACGACCTCGCGCTCGGCCGCATGATCGAGGCGTTGTCGCGCACGCCGTTCTGGCGCAGCACCGTGGTGTTCGTGCTCGAGGACGACGCGCAGAACGGCCCCGACCACGTCGACTCGCACCGCTCGCCGCTGCTCATCGTCTCGCCGTGGGCGCGCCCCGGCGTGCACCACCGCTGGGCGAACACGACCGACGTCCTGCGCACCATCGAGGAGATCCTCGGCCTCGCGTCGATGTCGCAGTTCGACCACTATGGGCGGCCGCTGCGCGACGTGTGGACCGACAAGCCGGACCTGCGCCCCTACACCGTGCTCACGCCGTCCGTGCCGCTCACCGAGCGCAACACCGCGATGGGCCCCGACGCCCGCGCGAGCGCGCACCTCGCGCTCGACTTCGAGGACCAGGCCGACGAGGACACGTTCAACCGCATCCTCTGGCGCGCGGCCAAGGGACAGGATGTCCCCTACCCCGGCGCGCGGCGATTGACGGGGCTCGAGCTGAAGCGCGGCGGATACTGA
- a CDS encoding ABC transporter permease: MDVLRDLRLTLRQLRRQPGFVAVSVFTLALAIAVGTSLFTAVNGFFYRPLPVPGGAELVSVFTSNSGGEARGGSSYRDLADFARAAAPVAQLTSEARLEAAVGNGENVALLSGALVSSNYFATLRVTPTLGRFPVDARDDEPTIVLGYGLWRRAFASDPSAVGRAVRVNGQFFRVAAVAPREFLGTMREFVDEFWIDARFSRLLLPGEDVLNGRGNRRFHVVARLHDGASLGALQARLGIVAARLYAEYPEEWSEDPGRGRRVTAQRERDARLAGVPGSDLLLVVGGVTAMGLGLLALASANLASLQMARAAARRREIATRLALGAGRRRIVRQLLTETAVVAIPGGVLGLALAATASAVAVRYRPAGLPNVDLALDLRTLLFVTSGVLLALLVFGLVPALQSLRGEVHADLRGPEGVGRRGIRVGGIRGGLIVAQVALSVTFTAGSTLIVLALARYAGGRRVEATRVLVAPITLLPGAGDSLRAAALVRDIVAQLDEMPGIEAASAARYVPNMGERMTVQVTQQAADRTNAARSVDANAIRPRYFEVIGLRLLRGRDFDARDMSVGAAPVAIVSSVLAERLWPGADPIGRVLRMNEDGHMVEIIGLVDEQRSATTTKPGEGLLYLPMTGGEGRLVLHLRVSGGGAAEALAPSVARALRAYNAGAVASDVEPLADYMNRALIPQRVAARASGVLALLQLALAVTGLSGLVAYVTAQRRREIGIRSALGAGRPSILALVLRQGVRLTLIGGAIGMALSIAVGQVVATTLPVNAAIQLVAPAAAAACFALVAVAAMLWLARRALGVAPATALRVE, encoded by the coding sequence ATGGACGTGCTCCGCGATCTCCGTCTCACCCTGCGTCAGCTCCGTCGCCAGCCGGGCTTCGTCGCGGTGTCGGTGTTCACGCTCGCGCTGGCGATCGCCGTGGGCACGTCGCTGTTCACCGCCGTGAACGGCTTCTTCTACCGTCCGCTGCCGGTGCCAGGGGGCGCGGAGCTCGTGTCGGTGTTCACGAGCAACTCGGGCGGCGAGGCGCGCGGGGGAAGCTCGTATCGCGACCTCGCCGACTTCGCGCGTGCGGCCGCTCCCGTCGCGCAGCTGACGAGCGAGGCCCGGCTCGAGGCGGCGGTCGGCAACGGCGAGAACGTCGCGCTGCTGAGCGGCGCGCTCGTGTCGTCCAACTACTTCGCGACGCTGCGCGTGACGCCGACGCTCGGCCGCTTTCCGGTCGACGCGCGCGACGACGAGCCGACGATCGTGCTCGGCTACGGTCTGTGGCGACGCGCGTTCGCGTCGGATCCGTCGGCGGTCGGCAGGGCGGTGCGCGTGAACGGCCAGTTCTTCCGCGTCGCGGCGGTCGCGCCGCGCGAGTTTCTCGGGACGATGCGCGAGTTCGTCGACGAGTTCTGGATCGACGCTCGATTCTCGCGGCTGCTGCTGCCGGGCGAGGACGTGCTGAACGGGCGCGGCAACCGGCGCTTCCACGTCGTGGCCCGTCTGCACGACGGCGCGTCGTTAGGCGCGCTGCAGGCGCGGCTCGGCATCGTCGCGGCGCGCCTGTACGCCGAGTACCCGGAGGAGTGGAGCGAGGACCCGGGCCGCGGCCGGCGCGTGACCGCGCAGCGCGAGCGCGACGCGCGGCTCGCCGGCGTGCCGGGGAGCGATCTGCTGCTCGTCGTCGGCGGTGTGACGGCGATGGGGCTCGGGCTGCTCGCGCTGGCGAGCGCGAACCTCGCGAGCCTGCAGATGGCGCGCGCCGCCGCGCGCCGCCGCGAGATCGCGACGCGCCTCGCGCTCGGCGCGGGACGTCGGCGCATCGTGCGTCAGCTGCTCACCGAGACCGCGGTCGTCGCGATCCCGGGCGGTGTGCTCGGGCTCGCGCTCGCGGCCACGGCGTCGGCGGTCGCGGTGCGCTACCGCCCCGCGGGGCTGCCCAACGTCGACCTCGCGCTCGACCTCAGGACGCTGCTGTTCGTGACGAGCGGCGTGCTGCTCGCGCTGCTCGTGTTCGGGCTCGTGCCGGCGCTGCAGAGTCTGCGCGGCGAGGTGCACGCGGACCTGAGGGGTCCCGAGGGCGTCGGCCGGCGCGGCATCCGCGTGGGCGGCATCCGCGGTGGCCTCATCGTCGCGCAGGTCGCGCTGTCGGTGACGTTCACCGCCGGATCGACGCTGATCGTGCTGGCGCTCGCGCGCTACGCCGGCGGTCGCCGCGTGGAGGCCACGCGCGTGCTCGTCGCGCCGATCACGCTGCTGCCGGGCGCGGGCGACTCGCTGCGCGCGGCCGCGCTCGTACGTGACATCGTGGCGCAGCTCGACGAGATGCCCGGCATCGAGGCGGCGAGCGCGGCGCGATACGTCCCGAACATGGGCGAGCGAATGACCGTCCAGGTGACGCAGCAGGCCGCGGATCGCACGAACGCGGCGCGGTCGGTCGACGCGAACGCGATCCGTCCACGGTACTTCGAGGTGATCGGACTGCGACTGCTGCGCGGCCGCGACTTCGACGCGCGCGACATGAGCGTGGGAGCGGCGCCCGTCGCGATCGTGAGCAGCGTGCTGGCCGAGCGACTGTGGCCGGGCGCGGATCCGATCGGCCGAGTGCTGCGCATGAACGAGGACGGGCACATGGTCGAGATCATCGGCCTGGTCGACGAGCAGCGGTCGGCGACGACCACGAAGCCCGGCGAGGGATTGCTGTACCTGCCGATGACGGGCGGCGAGGGCCGACTCGTGCTGCACCTGCGCGTGAGCGGCGGCGGAGCGGCGGAGGCGCTCGCGCCCTCGGTGGCGCGGGCGCTGCGCGCGTACAACGCGGGCGCGGTCGCGTCGGACGTCGAGCCGCTGGCGGACTACATGAACCGCGCGCTGATCCCGCAGCGCGTCGCGGCACGCGCGTCGGGCGTGCTCGCGCTGCTGCAGCTCGCGCTCGCCGTCACCGGGTTGTCGGGACTGGTCGCCTACGTGACCGCGCAGCGTCGTCGCGAGATCGGCATCCGCTCGGCGCTCGGCGCCGGACGCCCGAGCATCCTCGCGCTCGTGCTGCGACAGGGCGTTCGCCTGACGCTGATCGGCGGCGCGATCGGGATGGCGCTCAGCATCGCGGTGGGACAGGTCGTCGCGACGACGCTGCCGGTGAACGCGGCGATCCAGCTCGTCGCGCCGGCCGCGGCGGCGGCGTGCTTCGCGCTCGTCGCCGTCGCCGCGATGCTGTGGCTCGCGCGGCGCGCGCTCGGCGTCGCACCGGCGACGGCGCTGCGCGTGGAATGA